One window of the Tachypleus tridentatus isolate NWPU-2018 chromosome 10, ASM421037v1, whole genome shotgun sequence genome contains the following:
- the LOC143230645 gene encoding uncharacterized protein LOC143230645 isoform X1, which translates to MDCYPSQPINIEIKDERRVEPLCSNEDDNDDVLNMRLEEFWDAEKHRVQLVESQVFSSSLENQFLYEDSVSKPVSDILDFAQKQVPTRISDVDTGLTIRGEDIPTVYTISGLQNYEFPVVGTYIDRRIVPGFKYRVRIIQTDLYQFDGKALNLKSIGMGYGKRLTFESESLNYNENYFWSDTDPNGYGFTVVAMEKGDEFIIKDDKDVVCGELTVRKCSNSQSERDMRVTKDGVVEKTIEVRLWAKIRNACNGLDIRLETSQDVELIGIVSLVRSKRIAVAEVHRVEFDDCSLKGYHLETRAKRKSVT; encoded by the exons ATGGACTGTTATCCGAGTCAGCCCATCAATATTGAGATTAAAGATGAACGCCGTGTTGAACCTCTTTGCTCTAATGAAGATGATAATGATGATGTACTAAACATGAGACTGGAAGAATTCTGGGATGCCGAAAAGCACCGAGTTCAGCTTGTCGAAAGTCAAGTTTTTTCTAGCAGTTTGGAGAATCAATTTCTGTACGAAGATAGCGTTAGCAAACCCGTTTCAGATATATTGGATTTCGCCCAGAAG CAGGTTCCCACTCGCATCTCTGATGTAGATACCGGTCTTACAATACGTGGCGAAGATATACCAACAGTTTACACCATCAGTGGTCTGCAAAATTATGAATTTCCTGTCGTTG GTACCTACATAGATAGGCGAATTGTACCAGGTTTTAAGTACAGGGTTCGAATCATTCAAACCGACCTTTATCAGTTCGATGGCAAGGCCTTGAATTTAAAATCAATCGGAATGGGCTATGGAAAGCGGCTGACCTTTGAAAGCGAGAGCCTGAActacaatgaaaattatttttggtctGACACGGATCCAAATGGTTACGGTTTTACCGTTGTTGCCATGGAGAAGGGTGATGAGTTCATTATCAAAGATGATAAAGATGTCGTCTGCGGAGAACTAACAGTAAGAAAATGTTCCAACTCTCAATCTGAGAGAGACATGCGGGTAACCAAAGATGGAGTCGTTGAAAAAACCATTGAAGTTAGGCTATGGGCTAAAATCAGAAACGCATGCAATGGGCTAGATATTCGGCTAGAAACGAGCCAGGACGTTGAGCTTATAGGAATAGTCTCCCTCGTGAGATCAAAGCGAATAGCAGTAGCTGAGGTCCACAGGGTGGAATTTGATGACTGCAGCCTGAAAGGCTACCATCTTGAGACTCGTGCCAAGAGAAAGAGCGTGACTTGA
- the LOC143230645 gene encoding uncharacterized protein LOC143230645 isoform X2: protein MDCYPSQPINIEIKDERRVEPLCSNEDDNDDVLNMRLEEFWDAEKHRVQLVESQVFSSSLENQFLYEDSVSKPVSDILDFAQKVPTRISDVDTGLTIRGEDIPTVYTISGLQNYEFPVVGTYIDRRIVPGFKYRVRIIQTDLYQFDGKALNLKSIGMGYGKRLTFESESLNYNENYFWSDTDPNGYGFTVVAMEKGDEFIIKDDKDVVCGELTVRKCSNSQSERDMRVTKDGVVEKTIEVRLWAKIRNACNGLDIRLETSQDVELIGIVSLVRSKRIAVAEVHRVEFDDCSLKGYHLETRAKRKSVT, encoded by the exons ATGGACTGTTATCCGAGTCAGCCCATCAATATTGAGATTAAAGATGAACGCCGTGTTGAACCTCTTTGCTCTAATGAAGATGATAATGATGATGTACTAAACATGAGACTGGAAGAATTCTGGGATGCCGAAAAGCACCGAGTTCAGCTTGTCGAAAGTCAAGTTTTTTCTAGCAGTTTGGAGAATCAATTTCTGTACGAAGATAGCGTTAGCAAACCCGTTTCAGATATATTGGATTTCGCCCAGAAG GTTCCCACTCGCATCTCTGATGTAGATACCGGTCTTACAATACGTGGCGAAGATATACCAACAGTTTACACCATCAGTGGTCTGCAAAATTATGAATTTCCTGTCGTTG GTACCTACATAGATAGGCGAATTGTACCAGGTTTTAAGTACAGGGTTCGAATCATTCAAACCGACCTTTATCAGTTCGATGGCAAGGCCTTGAATTTAAAATCAATCGGAATGGGCTATGGAAAGCGGCTGACCTTTGAAAGCGAGAGCCTGAActacaatgaaaattatttttggtctGACACGGATCCAAATGGTTACGGTTTTACCGTTGTTGCCATGGAGAAGGGTGATGAGTTCATTATCAAAGATGATAAAGATGTCGTCTGCGGAGAACTAACAGTAAGAAAATGTTCCAACTCTCAATCTGAGAGAGACATGCGGGTAACCAAAGATGGAGTCGTTGAAAAAACCATTGAAGTTAGGCTATGGGCTAAAATCAGAAACGCATGCAATGGGCTAGATATTCGGCTAGAAACGAGCCAGGACGTTGAGCTTATAGGAATAGTCTCCCTCGTGAGATCAAAGCGAATAGCAGTAGCTGAGGTCCACAGGGTGGAATTTGATGACTGCAGCCTGAAAGGCTACCATCTTGAGACTCGTGCCAAGAGAAAGAGCGTGACTTGA